A DNA window from Phoenix dactylifera cultivar Barhee BC4 chromosome 13, palm_55x_up_171113_PBpolish2nd_filt_p, whole genome shotgun sequence contains the following coding sequences:
- the LOC103706650 gene encoding uncharacterized protein LOC103706650: MFSNTSADEVVAARGIDLNSAATAVEHQEPSSASSSVPIVDASGGSVPETLTGADGSKTSSGGDRDGVLGGGDQGFYQSAQAKDSFVDAKPDFEGEGNGRAGKGVQEADSRRAGEALMAEMDVVKKDLDLAVPFVEAECLDGSSVEENAGRNGGIGDCVAADVVVAKGVNAAEAKSPEVPLVDGKVNDKDVVTADVRFDVVIGDENAEGDSKLGVEIGASKAVEVATASASLSNVLEDASPDNNGGCQKTEVVQRLEVDEKVPKVEDNMEGFIMDMGTCGVQNVQAREREMSKSREKQRQRASDAENNQHVMCYYAFQDEKKDDFWVSDMVWGKVRGHPWWPGQIFDPSDASEMALKHEKMDHYLVTYFGDKTFAWCDESHLKPFQTYFMQMEKQSSLDAFVTAVNDALGEVSKRIELGMTCHCLTDEACADMKHQKVENAGIREGTCSPAIDSSLIASSFQPAKFLDYIRALAQFPNGGADRFEFLIAKAQLKSFYRSKGYTELPLFVIGGGLENVVEASPARKRKLDNDVADFSAPVSSYSISGKGKSRGRGRPPKQKNILEDGRKQKSLSELMEEKNVPHYGDSGRCGSGARASSRSSGRKHKVVDSDSTGPGKSKKKRLDSLGDLETKSRSPARKKYSKVGDCMRRVADLMTGSPPILLKCKGETFQKSLAKVNGRGGDAVNDPHTHVETRKVKRGASKDIPSHSEMLSQLCLAARDPIQEYSFLSMIVSFFTDFRDSLASISFKNKKFVEVLGAKRGRRKSTSSMSASSEMSQPDFVQDSYWPDIVFREMPEKELVSSDRKRKRESQMKRQKKKKPAEEISFSVPCPVLDTPQHLQVGSASIDNGQEVAAERPMNNSEEIIEECMPTALVLNFNESNALPSESDLISIFGRYGPLREAEIEVLKKANCAKVVFKRRADAEVAFNSAGKSSIFGPAHVSYRLRYLPSMPKTSPNSTP, translated from the coding sequence ATGTTTTCGAATACCTCGGCGGACGAGGTGGTTGCCGCCCGTGGCATCGACCTCAACTCTGCCGCCACCGCGGTTGAGCACCAAGAACCCTCTTCGGCGTCGTCGTCTGTTCCCATCGTTGATGCCTCCGGTGGATCCGTTCCAGAAACCCTAACCGGGGCGGATGGTTCGAAAACATCGAGCGGTGGAGATAGAGATGGGGTTTTGGGTGGTGGAGACCAAGGTTTCTATCAGAGCGCGCAGGCGAAGGATTCCTTTGTGGATGCAAAACCTGATTTTGAGGGGGAAGGCAATGGTCGTGCTGGGAAAGGAGTACAGGAAGCCGATTCGCGACGTGCTGGTGAGGCTTTGATGGCAGAGATGGATGTTGTTAAGAAAGATTTGGACTTGGCTGTTCCTTTTGTCGAGGCAGAGTGTCTGGATGGGAGTTCAGTAGAGGAAAATGCGGGAAGAAACGGTGGAATTGGAGACTGTGTTGCAGCTGATGTGGTTGTCGCGAAGGGTGTTAACGCAGCGGAAGCAAAGAGCCCAGAGGTGCCTCTGGTTGATGGGAAGGTGAATGATAAGGATGTTGTTACGGCTGATGTAAGATTCGATGTGGTGATCGGTGATGAGAATGCTGAAGGGGATTCAAAGTTGGGAGTGGAAATTGGTGCATCTAAGGCGGTAGAGGTGGCCACTGCTTCTGCTTCTCTGTCCAATGTACTCGAAGATGCTTCTCCTGATAATAATGGCGGCTGCCAAAAGACTGAGGTGGTTCAAAGGTTGGAAGTTGACGAAAAGGTTCCTAAAGTGGAGGATAATATGGAAGGTTTTATTATGGACATGGGTACCTGTGGGGTCCAGAATGTGCAAGCCAGGGAACGAGAAATGTCAAAAAGCAGAGAGAAACAAAGGCAGCGAGCATCTGATGCAGAGAACAATCAGCATGTCATGTGTTACTATGCATTTCAAGATGAAAAGAAGGATGATTTTTGGGTTTCGGATATGGTCTGGGGTAAAGTGAGGGGCCACCCATGGTGGCCTGGACAGATCTTTGATCCCTCGGATGCATCAGAGATGGCATTGAAGCATGAGAAGATGGACCACTATCTGGTAACATATTTTGGAGACAAAACTTTTGCTTGGTGTGATGAATCCCACCTGAAGCCTTTCCAGACATACTTCATGCAGATGGAAAAGCAAAGCAGTTTGGATGCCTTTGTGACTGCTGTTAATGATGCCCTGGGGGAAGTCTCAAAGCGGATAGAGTTGGGGATGACTTGCCACTGTTTAACTGATGAAGCCTGTGCTGATATGAAGCACCAGAAGGTCGAGAATGCTGGGATACGGGAAGGGACATGTAGCCCTGCCATTGACAGTTCTTTGATTGCAAGCTCGTTTCAACCTGCTAAGTTCCTTGATTATATTCGAGCATTAGCTCAGTTCCCGAATGGAGGAGCTGATAGATTTGAGTTCCTGATAGCAAAGGCTCAGTTGAAGTCCTTTTATCGTTCTAAAGGTTACACTGAACTTCCTTTATTTGTTATTGGTGGAGGGCTGGAGAATGTTGTGGAAGCTTCACCAGCTAGGAAAAGAAAATTGGATAACGATGTTGCTGATTTCTCAGCTCCAGTTTCTTCATACTCTATTTCTGGGAAGGGAAAATCAAGAGGTAGAGGGAGACCTCCTAAGCAGAAAAATATTTTGGAGGATGGTAGAAAGCAGAAGAGCCTGTCTGAACTGATGGAAGAGAAAAATGTTCCTCATTATGGAGATAGTGGTAGATGCGGATCTGGAGCTAGAGCATCTTCACGTTCATCAGGTAGGAAACATAAAGTTGTTGATTCTGATTCTACCGGCCCTGGGAAGAGTAAGAAGAAAAGGCTCGACTCATTAGGGGATTTAGAAACAAAATCACGATCTCCAGCTCGTAAAAAATATTCCAAGGTTGGAGATTGCATGCGTCGAGTTGCTGACCTGATGACAGGATCACCCCCTATCCTTCTTAAGTGCAAGGGTGAAACATTCCAGAAGAGCCTGGCCAAGGTGAACGGTAGAGGAGGTGATGCTGTGAATGACCCTCATACACATGTGGAGACTCGAAAAGTAAAAAGAGGTGCTTCAAAGGACATCCCCTCCCATAGTGAAATGCTGTCACAGCTCTGCTTGGCTGCTAGGGATCCCATACAGGAATACAGTTTTCTGTCCATGATAGTCAGTTTCTTCACTGATTTTAGGGACTCACTTGCGtctatttctttcaaaaataagaAGTTTGTGGAGGTGTTGGGGGCTAAAAGGGGTAGGAGAAAATCGACCAGCTCTATGTCAGCCTCTTCGGAGATGTCCCAGCCTGACTTTGTGCAGGATTCTTATTGGCCCGATATTGTATTTAGAGAAATGCCTGAAAAAGAACTGGTATCTAGTGACCGGAAAAGAAAACGAGAATCTCAGATGAAgaggcaaaagaaaaagaagcctgcagaGGAGATATCATTCTCTGTTCCCTGTCCTGTGTTGGACACTCCGCAACATTTGCAAGTCGGTTCTGCAAGCATTGACAATGGACAAGAAGTGGCAGCTGAAAGACCAATGAACAATTCGGAGGAAATTATTGAGGAGTGCATGCCCACTGCACTGGTTTTGAATTTTAATGAGTCGAATGCGCTTCCTTCTGAAAGTGACCTCATCAGTATTTTTGGTCGCTATGGACCTCTCAGGGAAGCAGAGATTGAAGTTCTGAAAAAGGCAAACTGTGCTAAAGTTGTCTTCAAGAGGCGTGCTGATGCAGAAGTAGCTTTCAATAGTGCAGGAAAATCCAGCATCTTTGGGCCGGCACATGTCAGCTATCGGCTTAGGTACTTGCCATCAATGCCAAAAACATCCCCAAATAGCACTCCATAA